In the Candidatus Nitrospira nitrosa genome, one interval contains:
- a CDS encoding non-ribosomal peptide synthetase: protein MSKKKDIESIHYLSPLQEGLLFHAVSDAAADPYFTQTGFVIDGELDLKSFEEAWRTVMERHPILRTSFVWEGVKQPMQVARRDVRVPLQILDWRAHHSESWDESLAVLLREDRRKPFDLLLPPMMRLTLIRIEDSRWYFINSHHHILLDGWSVALLLREVLICYDALVQRRQPLLPPVRPYAEYLNWLRSRDLQAAETFWRTNLAGFETPTALPLQTPQQVTSEELKSLPYAEQELRLSKAEVETLTTSAKRRRLTFNTLAQGAWSILLHRCTGEREVLFGATVSGRPAELPGSDVMVGLFINTLPVRVTISPDAKLGDWLASLQEQNSLLRQYEWTPLSRIQRWSDVSGGRSLFESILVFESYPEDESDQDQLGLRITPMAPPRQDAEYVLTAGRNNYPLSLMVEPAAEVRLILSYARERFAHEDIKRLIGYYRTLLMTMAERPEARLAELSPLGDGERIRLLMDWNRTTVPVDEECIHERIEQRAQEQPDTTAVVYEGRSLTYGELNAKADQLARYLQNLGVGPDVRVGLCVERSLDLIVGLLGVLKSGGAYVALDPKLPKERLAFMLSDSDARVVLMQVATGDLSHDTTVRQIYLDRDWPAILAGADQPLRRDVRPENLAYVIYTSGSTGRPKGVAVEHRQVVNYVSGLMERLSLDEMASFATVSTVAADLGNTSIFGSLCSGRTLHVLSVDRGFDPDAVADYMTGHRIDVLKIVPSHLAGLLEAGRPEHVLPRRCLILGGEAVHRSLVERIRTLAPDCRMINHYGPTETTIGVLTHHIDLEGDVHGSIPIGRPLVNSQVFILNQDGEPAPVGVSGELCIGGGGLARGYLDRPDLTAERFVPNPFGGLAGARLYRTGDRARYRPDGSVEFQGRVDNQVKVRGFRVELGEIEAQLRSDSRVKDAVVVVREAADGTKQLAAYVAAPADLDPDAVRSCLAVLLPDYMIPSTITVLEALPLTANGKIDRAALPDPEQGRAQPNDSYVSPRNEVETTLAQIWGEVLHLDRVGIHDNFFTIGGDSILCLQVVARAHRAALKVSPKLVFQHNTVAAIAAALEAAGSVVDEPIGRAETVTSKPFAFAGGHEEQVRTLLALHGAELEDLYPASPIQQGMLFHSLHGEDAGAYHNQVVYAFTQGLDPEVFEDAWQHAVDRHTILRTGFVWDVAPELLQAVVRRAQLSVEHLDWRHLAHEAARQDVLRDYLSADRLRGFTFDRPPLMRLTLIRRTERSWWIVWSLHHAILDGSCQALLVQEVMTTYERLRRGEAVAVTPAPSYREYIRWSLQQDLSAAEQFWREYLRGFEQPTRLPEQVADSAAESAPYGEQRVELPPSVLRGLEQLARFQHVTLNTVIQGAWALLLRRYCDTGDVMFGVTVSGRPQELMGSDSVLGVFINTMPLRVRMVPVEQLGDWLRTLQAVNVELRQYEATPLVQIQGWSDIQRGTSLFDSVLVFQNYLLDKTVQEYGSTFGIESVDVEGWTNYPLTITVVPEERLTAIFSYDRRRLSDEMIGQVVRHWTGILDEMIRKPDARLSELSILSDQERQQLLKDWCDQRRFNMGDQCLPDLFETQVARTPERIALSDNGVDVTYRELDAKANQLAHYLRKRGVGPDVKVGICLERSRNLLVAMLGVLKAGGAYVPLDPTYPTERLSYMLHDAQVSVVVAQGSLPVNLEIKQRAVIDLYDWELIGRESREKPPVPRSLDQLAYVIYTSGSTGRPKGVMVRQGSAVNFLLAMQDTLQLSSQDVLAATTSISFDIALLEWFLPLVVGAKVVVLSRDIVVDGPRLAQALVQRGVTVMQATPSGWRLLLDAGAVPPVRVLCGGEALSRELANKFLAQGLEIWNLYGPTETTVWSMMARVSECDEAVPLGRAIASTQIYLLDAEANLVPIGVSGELYIGGDGVARGYWQRPDLTAERFTPDPFGTKPGQRLYRTGDQARYRLDGTLEFLGRVDHQVKIRGHRIELGEIESRLRQHPAVRETVVMAREDRPGDKRLVAYVVSESTARDASMIRSFTAETLPDYMVPAVVMFLDSLPLTPNGKIDRKALPMPEDSDLSPCGDAPRTAVEEIVAGIWAEILGVKHVGIHDNFFELGGHSLLATQVVSRIRTSFQIDLPLRNLFEAPTVEALSAVIEQACSGEDKVTSAPLVSLDRLGPLPLSFAQQRLWFLSQLEPDGWSYNLPFALRLTGTLDADALSKSFEQVIARHETLRTTFREVNGEPVQLIGTADEFVLPLDDLSGLPDDRRDEAVREAASVEVRRSFRLDQDRPIRARLLRLAERHYVLLVTLHHIAADAWSMTLLANEVAVFYQALVGQAGNLGEVLPTLPIQYADFARWQRQRLQGSVLDGHLAYWKQRLGVNPPVLKLPTDRPRPAVQTFRGARHLFTIPAEHADRLRALSRKQGVTLFMTFLAAFNTLLFRTTGQEDILVGTDVANRNREETEGLIGFFVNLLPLRTDLGSNPTFLELLGQVRRTALEAYAHQDLPFEKIVEALKLKRDLGGNPLVQALLVLQNVPPPSMELPGLEVGALEFESEVARFDLALFMEDAEDGLTGLWQYNTDLLDASTIAVLSDRFVTLLGSIVAHPEARLSAIEILSHTEKESAMIEAKQREESRFKRFKNIQPKAVPLAQRTLVERGYLEADQTLPLVIQPAVEDVDLAAWGQDNREKVEQELLAHGAILFRGFSLKGAEDFEQVAQALCPTLFGEYGDLPREKAGRHLYGSTPYPADRTILFHNESSHLHRWPLKQSFFCVQAAQQGGETPIVDCRKMCERLRPELREKFQELALMYVRNFTPGFDVSWQDFFHADDKAVVEQICRQHGVEWDWTSDGGLRTRQICPAIIKHPRTGDWVFFNQIQLHHISYLEPAVRSSLVDVLGIERVPRNVYFGDGSPIEDDVAAEIGELYERTSVRFPWQNGDLLMLDNMLVAHARLPFVGPRKIVVAMGEMINQRDVLAVTV, encoded by the coding sequence ATGAGTAAGAAAAAAGACATCGAATCAATTCACTATCTTTCTCCTCTTCAGGAAGGATTGCTCTTCCATGCCGTGTCCGACGCGGCCGCGGATCCTTATTTCACGCAGACCGGCTTCGTCATTGACGGAGAGCTGGACCTCAAATCATTTGAGGAGGCCTGGCGCACGGTGATGGAGCGTCATCCCATCCTGCGCACCAGTTTCGTCTGGGAGGGCGTCAAGCAGCCTATGCAGGTCGCGCGGCGCGATGTGCGGGTTCCACTTCAAATCCTCGATTGGCGTGCCCACCACAGTGAATCCTGGGACGAATCGCTGGCGGTCCTTCTGCGCGAGGATCGTCGAAAGCCGTTTGATCTGCTTCTGCCGCCCATGATGCGGCTCACACTGATCAGAATCGAGGACAGTCGCTGGTATTTCATCAACAGCCACCACCATATTTTACTGGATGGTTGGAGTGTCGCGTTGTTGTTGCGTGAGGTGCTGATCTGTTACGACGCGCTCGTGCAGAGGCGGCAGCCGTTGCTGCCGCCCGTGAGACCCTATGCCGAGTACCTCAACTGGTTGCGGAGCCGCGACTTGCAGGCTGCCGAGACGTTTTGGCGGACCAATCTGGCGGGATTTGAGACACCAACGGCGTTGCCGCTGCAGACGCCGCAACAAGTGACCTCGGAAGAACTGAAATCTCTGCCATATGCGGAACAGGAACTGCGCCTGTCGAAGGCAGAAGTCGAAACGTTGACCACTTCCGCCAAACGGCGGCGGCTCACCTTCAACACATTAGCGCAAGGAGCGTGGTCGATCCTGTTGCACCGCTGCACCGGAGAACGCGAAGTCCTGTTCGGCGCGACGGTCTCGGGGCGGCCGGCGGAACTCCCCGGCTCAGACGTCATGGTTGGACTGTTCATCAACACGTTGCCGGTTCGAGTCACCATCTCTCCAGATGCCAAGCTGGGGGATTGGCTTGCCTCGCTCCAAGAACAGAACAGCCTGCTGCGGCAGTATGAGTGGACACCCCTGTCGAGAATTCAGCGCTGGAGCGACGTGTCGGGAGGGCGGTCGTTGTTCGAGAGCATCCTGGTTTTTGAAAGTTACCCGGAGGATGAGAGCGACCAGGATCAGCTCGGCTTGAGAATCACGCCCATGGCTCCACCCCGACAGGATGCCGAGTATGTTTTGACGGCTGGTCGTAATAACTATCCACTCTCGCTGATGGTCGAACCGGCGGCAGAGGTGCGGTTGATTCTGTCCTATGCGCGTGAGCGGTTTGCGCACGAGGACATCAAGCGGCTCATCGGGTACTACCGCACCTTGTTGATGACGATGGCGGAGCGGCCGGAGGCTCGGTTGGCGGAACTGTCTCCGCTCGGCGATGGAGAGCGAATCCGCCTTTTGATGGACTGGAACCGCACCACGGTTCCGGTGGACGAAGAATGTATCCATGAACGGATTGAGCAGCGGGCACAGGAACAGCCGGATACCACCGCCGTCGTCTATGAGGGACGGTCTTTGACCTATGGAGAGTTGAATGCCAAAGCGGATCAGCTTGCCCGGTATTTGCAAAATCTCGGAGTCGGTCCTGACGTGCGGGTGGGACTCTGTGTGGAACGATCGCTGGACTTGATCGTCGGATTGCTCGGCGTGCTCAAATCGGGTGGTGCCTATGTGGCGCTTGACCCGAAGCTTCCGAAAGAACGGTTGGCTTTTATGCTGTCGGACAGCGACGCACGGGTGGTCCTCATGCAGGTCGCAACCGGGGACCTCTCCCATGACACGACTGTGCGACAAATTTATCTGGACCGCGACTGGCCGGCCATCTTGGCTGGAGCTGATCAACCGTTGAGGCGAGACGTACGACCGGAGAATTTGGCTTACGTCATCTATACGTCCGGGTCCACCGGACGACCGAAGGGCGTCGCCGTAGAGCATCGACAGGTTGTCAACTACGTGTCAGGACTCATGGAGCGTCTCTCGCTCGACGAGATGGCCAGTTTCGCGACCGTATCCACGGTCGCGGCGGATCTCGGCAATACCTCTATCTTCGGTTCACTCTGTTCGGGTCGTACTCTTCATGTCCTGTCGGTAGATCGGGGATTCGATCCCGACGCCGTCGCGGACTACATGACCGGTCACCGGATCGACGTCCTAAAAATCGTACCGAGCCATCTGGCAGGCCTACTGGAAGCAGGACGGCCTGAACATGTGCTTCCACGGCGTTGCTTGATCCTCGGCGGCGAAGCCGTTCATCGCAGCCTGGTCGAACGGATCCGAACCCTTGCACCCGATTGCCGAATGATCAATCACTACGGCCCCACGGAAACGACGATCGGAGTACTCACCCATCACATTGACCTAGAAGGGGACGTGCACGGCAGCATTCCTATCGGACGGCCTTTGGTCAACAGCCAAGTGTTCATTTTGAACCAGGATGGTGAACCCGCACCGGTGGGAGTCTCCGGCGAGTTGTGTATCGGAGGTGGGGGGTTGGCGAGGGGGTATCTCGATCGGCCTGACCTGACCGCGGAGCGATTCGTGCCGAATCCGTTCGGCGGGCTGGCCGGTGCTCGTCTGTACCGTACCGGAGATCGGGCGCGATATCGACCAGACGGTTCCGTCGAATTCCAAGGCCGCGTGGACAATCAAGTAAAGGTCCGAGGGTTCCGGGTCGAGTTGGGAGAGATCGAAGCGCAGTTGCGGAGCGATAGTCGAGTCAAGGATGCCGTTGTAGTCGTGCGCGAAGCGGCCGACGGGACCAAGCAGCTTGCCGCCTATGTGGCGGCGCCGGCCGATCTCGATCCGGACGCGGTTCGGTCTTGTCTGGCGGTTCTTTTGCCGGACTATATGATTCCTTCGACCATCACTGTGCTGGAAGCACTTCCTCTTACCGCTAACGGCAAGATCGACCGAGCGGCGCTTCCGGATCCGGAACAGGGGCGGGCGCAGCCGAATGACTCCTATGTCTCTCCCCGAAACGAGGTCGAAACGACGCTCGCGCAGATCTGGGGGGAGGTCCTTCATCTGGATCGCGTAGGCATCCATGACAATTTCTTTACAATCGGAGGCGATTCGATCCTCTGTCTCCAGGTGGTGGCAAGGGCCCATCGGGCGGCTCTCAAGGTGAGCCCGAAACTAGTCTTTCAACATAATACAGTGGCGGCTATCGCAGCCGCTCTTGAAGCCGCCGGTTCTGTGGTGGATGAGCCTATCGGGCGTGCGGAGACGGTTACCTCGAAACCGTTTGCATTCGCAGGGGGTCATGAGGAACAGGTCCGCACGCTCCTGGCTCTTCATGGAGCAGAACTCGAGGATCTCTATCCCGCGTCACCGATCCAGCAGGGGATGTTGTTTCATAGTCTCCATGGTGAAGACGCGGGGGCCTATCACAATCAGGTCGTTTATGCGTTCACCCAAGGACTGGACCCGGAGGTATTTGAGGATGCCTGGCAGCATGCAGTGGATCGGCACACAATTCTCAGGACGGGATTCGTGTGGGACGTTGCGCCCGAACTGCTGCAGGCCGTGGTCCGTCGTGCTCAGTTGTCCGTGGAACATCTCGATTGGCGGCATCTCGCCCATGAGGCTGCCAGGCAAGACGTGTTGCGGGACTATCTCTCGGCCGACCGTCTTCGCGGATTCACATTTGATCGACCGCCGCTGATGCGTCTGACGTTGATCCGACGGACGGAGCGCTCGTGGTGGATCGTCTGGAGTTTGCATCATGCGATTTTGGATGGATCGTGCCAGGCGTTGTTGGTGCAGGAGGTCATGACTACTTACGAACGCCTTCGACGTGGCGAGGCCGTGGCGGTGACCCCTGCGCCTTCTTATCGGGAATACATCCGGTGGTCGTTGCAGCAGGACCTCTCAGCGGCCGAGCAGTTTTGGCGGGAGTATCTGCGTGGTTTCGAACAGCCGACTCGATTACCAGAGCAGGTAGCGGATTCTGCTGCCGAGTCCGCGCCTTACGGTGAACAGCGTGTGGAGTTACCCCCTTCAGTCTTGCGAGGCCTGGAGCAGTTGGCTCGATTTCAGCATGTGACGCTGAACACGGTCATTCAAGGGGCCTGGGCCTTGTTGCTCCGTCGGTACTGCGATACCGGCGATGTCATGTTCGGCGTGACGGTTTCGGGCAGACCTCAGGAGTTGATGGGCAGCGATTCCGTTCTTGGTGTGTTCATCAATACCATGCCGCTACGGGTGCGGATGGTGCCGGTCGAGCAGCTCGGAGACTGGCTTCGAACCCTGCAAGCGGTCAACGTCGAGCTGCGCCAGTATGAGGCGACTCCGCTGGTGCAGATTCAAGGATGGAGTGATATCCAACGGGGAACATCCCTGTTCGACAGCGTACTCGTGTTTCAAAACTATCTTCTCGACAAGACGGTTCAGGAATACGGCAGTACGTTCGGTATCGAGTCCGTCGATGTCGAAGGGTGGACGAACTATCCACTCACGATCACCGTGGTGCCGGAAGAACGACTCACAGCCATCTTTTCCTACGATCGTCGTCGCCTGAGTGACGAGATGATTGGGCAGGTCGTCCGCCATTGGACCGGCATCTTGGATGAGATGATCAGGAAGCCGGACGCTCGGTTGTCCGAATTGTCCATTCTCTCCGATCAAGAACGCCAACAGCTCTTGAAGGACTGGTGCGACCAGCGACGATTCAACATGGGCGACCAGTGTTTGCCTGATTTATTCGAAACGCAAGTGGCTCGGACGCCTGAACGTATCGCCCTATCGGACAACGGTGTGGACGTGACCTATCGGGAGCTCGATGCTAAAGCGAATCAGTTGGCGCACTACTTGCGCAAGCGAGGTGTGGGGCCGGATGTGAAAGTGGGAATCTGTCTGGAGCGATCGAGAAATCTGTTGGTCGCGATGCTGGGAGTTCTCAAGGCTGGCGGCGCCTACGTTCCGCTAGATCCGACATATCCGACTGAACGGCTAAGCTACATGCTGCATGATGCCCAGGTCTCGGTAGTGGTGGCGCAGGGATCGCTACCGGTCAACCTTGAGATCAAACAACGGGCGGTGATCGATCTGTACGACTGGGAACTGATTGGCCGTGAGTCGAGGGAAAAACCACCTGTTCCCCGCAGCCTCGATCAGCTGGCCTATGTCATCTACACATCGGGATCAACTGGTCGACCTAAGGGGGTGATGGTCCGACAGGGCAGTGCCGTGAATTTTCTCTTAGCCATGCAGGATACGTTACAGCTGTCCAGTCAGGATGTGCTGGCGGCGACGACCTCCATCTCGTTCGACATCGCGCTCTTGGAATGGTTCCTGCCACTGGTGGTGGGGGCCAAAGTGGTCGTGCTTAGCCGCGACATCGTTGTCGATGGGCCTCGATTGGCACAGGCACTGGTCCAGAGAGGCGTCACCGTCATGCAGGCAACGCCTTCAGGATGGCGCCTGTTGCTCGATGCCGGGGCTGTCCCTCCGGTACGTGTGCTGTGTGGTGGTGAAGCCTTGTCACGTGAGTTAGCGAACAAGTTTCTCGCTCAAGGCCTTGAGATATGGAATCTCTATGGACCGACCGAGACGACCGTATGGTCGATGATGGCTCGTGTGAGCGAGTGTGATGAGGCCGTTCCGTTGGGACGAGCGATCGCGAGCACGCAGATTTATCTGCTCGATGCAGAAGCCAATCTTGTCCCGATAGGAGTGTCGGGAGAACTATATATCGGCGGCGATGGGGTAGCGAGAGGGTACTGGCAACGGCCAGATTTGACTGCTGAGCGATTCACTCCCGATCCATTTGGGACGAAACCGGGACAGCGGCTCTATCGAACCGGTGATCAGGCTCGGTATAGGCTTGACGGAACACTGGAGTTTCTGGGCCGTGTCGATCATCAGGTGAAAATTCGTGGCCATCGTATCGAACTCGGGGAGATCGAATCGCGCCTGCGTCAGCATCCTGCCGTGCGTGAGACGGTCGTGATGGCCCGGGAAGACCGGCCGGGAGACAAGCGGCTGGTGGCGTATGTTGTGAGCGAAAGCACCGCGCGCGATGCCTCGATGATTCGATCGTTCACGGCCGAAACGTTGCCGGACTACATGGTCCCTGCCGTGGTGATGTTCCTGGATTCCCTGCCGTTGACGCCTAACGGCAAGATTGATCGAAAGGCTCTTCCCATGCCGGAGGATTCGGACCTGTCACCCTGCGGTGATGCTCCCCGCACTGCGGTTGAGGAAATTGTGGCTGGGATCTGGGCCGAAATCCTCGGCGTGAAGCATGTCGGCATTCACGACAATTTCTTCGAACTGGGCGGCCATTCGCTGCTCGCCACGCAGGTCGTTTCTCGCATCCGGACCTCGTTCCAGATCGACTTGCCGCTTCGAAACCTTTTCGAGGCGCCGACGGTTGAGGCGCTGAGTGCTGTTATTGAGCAAGCATGTTCTGGTGAAGATAAGGTCACATCCGCACCGCTTGTATCTCTCGATCGACTTGGGCCGCTCCCATTGTCCTTTGCCCAGCAACGCTTGTGGTTCCTGTCACAGTTGGAGCCGGACGGGTGGTCGTACAATCTCCCGTTTGCTTTACGACTCACTGGCACGCTCGATGCCGATGCCTTGTCGAAGAGTTTCGAGCAAGTGATCGCCAGACACGAAACACTGAGAACGACGTTCCGCGAGGTCAACGGCGAACCGGTACAGCTCATCGGCACGGCGGATGAGTTCGTCCTGCCACTTGATGATCTGAGCGGACTGCCTGACGACCGGCGGGATGAGGCCGTACGCGAAGCCGCCTCAGTGGAGGTCCGGCGGTCGTTCCGGTTGGATCAGGACCGGCCCATTCGCGCCAGGCTGCTCCGTTTGGCCGAGCGGCACTACGTCTTGCTCGTCACACTCCATCATATTGCTGCGGATGCTTGGTCGATGACGCTGTTGGCCAACGAGGTGGCGGTCTTCTATCAGGCTCTGGTCGGGCAAGCGGGCAACTTGGGCGAGGTGCTGCCGACATTGCCTATTCAGTACGCGGATTTCGCCCGCTGGCAGCGACAGCGGCTGCAAGGATCGGTGCTGGACGGGCATCTCGCCTATTGGAAGCAACGGTTGGGCGTCAACCCGCCGGTCTTGAAATTGCCGACGGACCGGCCGCGTCCCGCCGTGCAGACTTTTCGTGGCGCCCGTCACCTCTTCACGATCCCCGCAGAGCACGCCGACCGGCTGCGCGCGTTGAGCCGCAAGCAGGGCGTGACCCTGTTCATGACGTTTCTGGCGGCATTCAACACTCTGCTTTTCCGTACGACGGGACAGGAAGATATTCTGGTCGGCACCGACGTGGCCAACCGCAACCGTGAAGAGACGGAAGGATTGATCGGTTTTTTCGTGAACCTCCTGCCGCTCCGTACCGACCTCGGCAGTAATCCTACCTTCCTGGAGTTGCTGGGGCAGGTACGACGGACAGCGTTGGAGGCCTATGCGCATCAGGACCTGCCGTTTGAAAAAATTGTGGAAGCCCTGAAGCTCAAGCGCGATTTGGGAGGCAATCCACTGGTTCAGGCGCTCCTTGTCCTGCAAAACGTGCCGCCGCCTTCCATGGAACTGCCGGGACTGGAAGTCGGGGCGCTCGAGTTCGAAAGCGAGGTGGCACGGTTCGATCTCGCCTTGTTTATGGAAGACGCTGAGGATGGTTTGACAGGCCTCTGGCAATATAACACGGACCTATTGGATGCCTCTACGATCGCCGTCTTGTCGGATCGGTTCGTGACACTGCTCGGGAGCATCGTCGCCCATCCGGAGGCCAGGCTGTCCGCGATCGAGATCTTGTCTCATACGGAAAAGGAGTCTGCCATGATCGAAGCCAAACAACGTGAGGAAAGCAGGTTCAAACGGTTCAAGAACATTCAGCCGAAGGCGGTGCCGCTCGCTCAGCGGACGCTGGTCGAGCGTGGATATCTCGAGGCGGATCAGACTCTGCCTCTGGTCATACAACCGGCGGTCGAGGACGTAGATCTGGCCGCGTGGGGACAAGACAATCGGGAGAAGGTTGAGCAGGAGTTACTCGCGCACGGAGCCATCCTGTTTCGAGGATTTTCGCTCAAGGGAGCTGAGGATTTCGAGCAGGTCGCTCAGGCGCTATGCCCCACGCTGTTCGGCGAATACGGGGATCTGCCGCGGGAGAAAGCCGGGCGGCATCTGTACGGATCCACGCCCTATCCGGCCGACCGGACCATTCTCTTTCACAACGAAAGCTCACATTTGCATCGATGGCCGTTGAAACAGTCGTTCTTCTGCGTGCAAGCGGCGCAGCAGGGTGGGGAGACGCCCATCGTGGATTGCCGAAAAATGTGTGAACGCCTGCGACCGGAGTTGCGTGAGAAATTTCAGGAACTGGCGCTGATGTATGTGAGAAATTTCACTCCCGGTTTCGACGTCAGCTGGCAGGATTTCTTTCATGCCGATGACAAGGCCGTCGTCGAACAGATCTGTCGACAGCACGGTGTCGAATGGGATTGGACGTCCGACGGAGGGCTGCGCACCAGACAGATCTGTCCGGCCATCATCAAGCACCCAAGAACCGGCGACTGGGTGTTCTTCAACCAGATTCAACTGCATCACATCTCGTACCTTGAGCCGGCGGTCCGAAGTTCTCTGGTCGATGTGCTGGGCATCGAGCGAGTACCGCGCAATGTGTACTTCGGCGACGGCTCTCCGATCGAGGATGACGTGGCGGCGGAAATCGGTGAACTCTATGAACGGACGTCGGTCCGGTTTCCCTGGCAAAACGGAGACCTGCTTATGCTCGACAACATGCTGGTAGCCCACGCCCGATTGCCGTTCGTCGGACCGCGGAAGATCGTCGTGGCGATGGGAGAGATGATCAATCAACGAGATGTTCTCGCAGTGACTGTATAG